A section of the Ranitomeya imitator isolate aRanImi1 chromosome 7, aRanImi1.pri, whole genome shotgun sequence genome encodes:
- the METTL5 gene encoding rRNA N6-adenosine-methyltransferase METTL5, translated as MKLKQLESCLQQVNGFESPKLLLEQYPTRPHIAACMLYTIHNTFDDIEEKVIADLGCGCGVLSIGAAVLGAGLCIGFDIDEDALGIFRTNAEEFELPNVDLVQCDVCSLPSTSLEKSVDTVIMNPPFGTKHNKGMDMTFLKNALQMARTSVYSLHKTSTREHVQKKAADWKVKMEVIAELRYDLPASYKFHKKKSVDIEVDFIRFSFH; from the exons ATGAAGCTGAAGCAGCTGGAGAGCTGCCTGCAACAGGTGAACGGCTTTGAAAGTCCCAAACTGCTGCTTGAGCAGTATCCTACTAGACCACATATTGCAG CCTGCATGCTTTATACCATCCACAACACATTTGATGACATTGAAGAGAAAGTAATTGCAGATCTCGGCTGTGGGTGTGGAGTGCTCAGCATCGGGGCAGCGGTGTTAGGTGCTGG GTTGTGCATAGGATTTGACATAGATGAAGACGCACTGGGCATATTTAGGACGAATGCTGAAGAATTTGAGCTTCCAAATGTTGATCTGGTTCAGTGTGACGTCTGCTCGCTGCCATCTACTAGCTTAGAGAAGTCTGTGGATACGGTCATAATGAATCCTCCTTTTGGTACAAAGCATAATAAAG GCATGGACATGACGTTCCTGAAGAATGCGCTGCAGATGGCAAGAACATCCGTATATTCACTGCATAAAACATCTACAAGAGAA CACGTTCAAAAGAAAGCTGCGGATTGGAAGGTGAAGATGGAAGTAATAGCGG AGCTCCGGTATGATTTGCCAGCCTCATACAAGTTCCACAAGAAGAAATCT GTTGACATCGAAGTGGACTTCATCAGATTCTCGTTTCACTGA